The following are from one region of the Oncorhynchus nerka isolate Pitt River linkage group LG8, Oner_Uvic_2.0, whole genome shotgun sequence genome:
- the LOC115133444 gene encoding uncharacterized protein LOC115133444: protein MTTQQQEGAQFIDDHRAELIQRVSPVEPIADVMLSQGLIHPEVNSNILAARTSQDKMRALYGAMSTQPQKEALYSILVKNYSWVTQDIHRMRILPLGKTCAGRSASGNTILVEGLRQERMAISMGHTAEEMNNTRVLPLKQNVVERVPDRPSRKSAKFHVRVNGLRGEIMEIDVGQSEEEMNNTTVLQLKQKIAQRLPGWDIDTLTMRYTCKTGRLTPALLLRNPGQVSH, encoded by the exons Atgacaacccagcagcaggagg GAGCCCAGTTTATAGATGATCACAGGGCAGAGCTTATTCAGAGGGTCAGTCCGGTAGAGCCCATTGCAGATGTCATGCTCTCACAGGGACTGATCCATCCAGAGGTTAATTCTAACATCCTGGCTGCCAGAACCAGCCAGGACAAAATGAGGGCGCTATACGGAGCCATGTCCACTCAACCCCAGAAGGAGGCACTCTACAGCATCCTGGTGAAGAACTATTCTTGGGTCACTCAGGACATCC ATAGAATGAGGATATTGCCGCTGGGAAAAACTTGTGCTGGGAGAAGTGCATCAGGAAACACAATCCTTG TGgaaggactgagacaggagagaatgGCAATCAGCATGGGCCACACAGCGGAGGAGATGAACAATACCAGAGTGCTGCCGCTGAAACAGAATGTTGTCGAGCGAGTGCCAGATAGACCATCAAGGAAGTCAG CAAAATTCCACGTTAGAGTGAATGGACTGAGAGGGGAGATAATGGAAATCGACGTGGGCCAATCAGAGGAGGAGATGAACAATACCACAGTGCTGCAGCTGAAACAGAAAATTGCCCAGAGACTACCAGGCTGGGACATAG ATACCCTGACGATGAGATACACATGCAAGACTGGAAGACTCACGCCTGCTCTCCTGTTACGGAATCCAGGACAAGTCTCTCATTAA
- the LOC135572709 gene encoding ciliated left-right organizer metallopeptidase, which yields MKLVAVRSTADVMSVQQIRLCDLFPEMRPLWRGGSCGRAMIMPSPPSLSRPWVWMVVVVIWLPGALEKCIFDEVQQSVTVVTAPTDPDGPHPKTTASNNVGHQTRLTASEDTLAPPTNHPQPIRIHTWVPRDSPALSQVESERLEPAVREAVGIVSNLLSVNRVPGHLLLSRNINKYCKFIWRNTSAANYNKCGRANENYRTETCLDVIIPDDHLRGCSVYSEPDAPTMTVIRPEGAGLPDTDFLLYLHAQSTDKCRAEPSVLAYAVHCQTDSQGRPLAGVVVICRDRLTGEGYSHQGTVQTVIHELFHAFGFSKELFSTWRDCSYSQHETGQVRIYTQSVIRALQEHLSSTDPDLGGPLENLDVGSSGLSSHWESRVLQGSIMAAALGDPAVVRVDPVTLAALQDTGWYSVNHSRAQGLVWGKGEGAMFGLLSTCHDNSSSFFCTGSGLGCHYLHRHKGECQTDAHLDGCRIYKPLMSECWKEENERETETEWSGELYRIDSRCFFSNLSRENVSLSVSDSVVGRCYRHRCTGLNRYQIQVSGSEWLDCPVGSTIEVTGYMGLVACPDKRLCYYPDIGLSIDNQDPHSPAASTKGTVTTENDPLLHQNTIPDPSLTFDPAPTCAEPGVSTDTTLAAVLGVSAAVCLLAALMVAYRRSRSSRVRVHAAPEAPSVLQLHSTQSDSNNC from the exons ATGAAGCTCGTAGCTGTTAGATCTACTGCTGATGTCATGTCAGTCCAACAGATCCGTCTCTGTGATCTCTTCCCCGAGATGAGGCCTCTGTGGAGGGGCGGCTCCTGTGGAAGGGCTATGATTATGCCTTCACCCCCCTCCCTCAGCAGGCCGTGGGtttggatggtggtggtggtcatATGGCTCCCCGGTGCTCTGGAGAAGTGTATCTTTGATGAGGTTCAGCAGTCGGTCACAGTGGTCACCGCACCCACGGATCCAGACGGACCTCACCCTAAAACGACGGCCAGTAACAATGTTGGGCATCAGACTCGACTTACTGCTTCAGAGGACACA CTGGCTCCACCCACAAACCATCCACAGCCAATCAGGATCCACACCTGGGTTCCGAGGGATAGCCCCGCCCTGTCTCAGGTGGAAAGCGAGAGACTGGAGCCAGCAGTCAGAGAGGCTGTGGGCATCGTGTCCAACTTGCTGTCAG TAAACAGAGTCCCTGGTCATCTGCTGCTCAGCAGAAACATCAACAAGTACTGCAAGTTCATATGGCGGAACACCAGCGCTGCCAACTATAACAA GTGTGGCCGAGCCAATGAGAACTACAGGACGGAGACCTGTCTGGATGTCATT ATCCCAGATGATCACCTGAGGGGTTGTTCCGTGTACTCAGAGCCTGATGCACCAACCATGACTGTGATAAGGCCTGAGGGGGCGGGACTTCCTGACACTGACTTCCTACTTTACCTCCACGCGCAGAGCACCGACAAGTGTCGAGCGGAG CCCAGTGTGTTGGCCTATGCAGTGCACTGCCAGACTGACTCCCAGGGTCGACCTCTGGCTGGAGTGGTGGTCATCTGTAGGgacagactgactggggagggaTATAGCCACCAAGGCACTGTGCAG ACAGTGATCCATGAGTTGTTCCATGCATTTGGTTTCTCCAAAGAACTCTTCAGCACCTGGAGAGACTGCTCCTACTCACAAC ATGAGACAGGTCAGGTCAGGATCTACACCCAATCAGTGATCAGAGCCCTGCAGGAACACCTGTCATCTACTGACCCTGACCTGGGAGGACCACTGGAGAACCTG gATGTAGGTTCTAGTGGTCTGTCCTCTCACTGGGAGTCCAGGGTGCTACAGGGTTCCATCATGGCTGCAGCCCTGGGGGATCCAGCTGTGGTGCGTGTCGACCCGGTCACCCTGGCCGCCCTACAGGACACGGGCTGGTACTCTGTCAACCACAGCCGAGCACAGGGCCTGGTGTGGGGAAAGG GTGAGGGAGCAATGTTTGGATTACTGTCCACCTGCCATGACAACTCCTCCTCATTTTTCTGCACAGGCAG TGGTTTAGGGTGTCATTATCTTCACCGCCACAAGGGGGAGTGCCAGACTGACGCTCACCTGGATGGGTGCCGCATTTACAAACCTCTAATG AGTGAGTGCTGgaaagaggagaatgagagagagactgaaacagagtggagtggagagttgTACCGTATAGACAGCCGATGCTTCTTCTCTAAcctgagcagagag aatGTCTCCCTGTCCGTCAGTGACTCTGTGGTGGGGCGTTGTTATAGACACAGGTGTACTGGGCTGAACCGGTATCAGATACAGGTGTCTGGCTCTGAATGGTTGGACTGCCCAGTAGGAAGCACCATTGAG GTGACAGGTTACATGGGGCTAGTTGCATGTCCTGACAAGAGGTTGTGTTATTACCCTGACATTGGTCTCTCCATCGACAACCAGGACCCCCACTCTCCAGCTGCCTCTACTAAAGGCACAGTGACTACTGAGAA CGATCCCCTGTTACATCAGAACACAATCCCTGACCCGAGCCTGACCTTTGACCCTGCCCCTACTTGTGCAGAACCAGGGGTCAGTACAGACACCACGTTGGCTGCAGTCCTGGGGGTCAGtgctgctgtctgtctcctggctgCCCTGATGGTGGCCTACAGGAGGTCCCGCTCCTCCAGAGTCAGGGTGCATGCTGCCCCTGAGGCCCCCAGTGTTCTACAGTTGCACTCGACCCAAAGTGATTCAAATAACTGCTAA
- the LOC115133443 gene encoding low-density lipoprotein receptor-related protein 10-like, with amino-acid sequence MTVSFNLCVINILFVTAYSSLELVSSTAHCGRSPQVLEAARGEIRSFVHRSSSYRPRPFYCSWIIKAHVGEPVILSFSQFSTRCKKEWVSVTSSTGKPITLCGSDLPKPMELMGGNITVTHHFLPHLFPVSAFRLGYVRDSGDCTGVDFECLGGRCLPLSWRCNGRVECLGEGVGLGIDEQDCDGEMKILNLDPEHGKTVVATATPESYRARETGREKNGGSNSRGRDWETVGKAPEELEKEEEETEKQVDENGDHTKEKEPTNPIYDFWQFQAHRAHPSVTRAPVEWPCGGLLQAFYGTFTPPSIRGPSLFCVWTLDPQESRPLKLDLRLLELGPGDTVTITDRQQGTGELLKTITSASNYKAIQVESRTGLLSLTYRTLPGSEGLGFNATYRVGGYCPPWEGKCGGAEGGCYTQEQKCDGHWDCPETGHDEAGCRGCPRDQFACGVAGQRALLAGHSFLGRPVCFPAKERCNYQLYCSDGSDESDCSICQPGTFHCDSDRCVFESWRCDGQLDCKDGTDELNCTVTLPPKVVTCGGLLQTFYGTFAPPSIRGPPLFCVWTLDPQDSRPLKLDLRLLELGPGDTVTITDRQQGTGELLKTITNASNYKTIQVESRTGLLSLTYRTLPGSEGLGFNATYRVGGYCPPWEGKCGGAAGGCYTQEQKCDGHWDCPETGHDEAGCRGCPRDQFACGVAGQRALLAGHSFLGRPVCFPAKERCNYQLYCSDGSDERDCSICQPGTFHCDSDRCVFESWRCDGQVDCKDGTDELNCSVTLPRKVITAATVGSLVCGLLLVIAMGCTCKLYSLRTREYSMFAPISRQEAALIQQQAPPSYGQLIAQGIIPPVEDFPTENPNESSSLTLRGILQLLRQDTANSPRRRRRPRFVRRAVRRMRRWGLIPRTASRPSQPSSSAPQQTDPTSTGAEPSQSTPATSSLAVEAVNLPLPQKLGLLPQTVQHPPPPPPASLPPPLVSIPATPQIFPVAAPPTPSSPSLASLFHSLGRGISRFRASPFSSSSPTNSLPLSASPSFSSSEDEVLLIPLSEDMTSEDDVPLLTLDP; translated from the exons ATGACTGTCTCTTTCAACCTTTGTGTCATCAACATTTTGTTTGTAACTG CCTACAGCAGCCTGGAGCTGGTCTCCAGTACTG CTCATTGTGGACGATCTCCCCAAGTCCTGGAGGCTGCGAGAGGAGAGATCAGAAGCTTTGTGCACCGCAGCTCGTCCTACCGCCCTcggcccttctactgtagttggATTATCAAGGCACATGTAGGAGAGCCTGTTATTCTCAG TTTCTCCCAGTTTTCCACACGGTGTAAGAAGGAATGGGTCTCGGTGACGTCATCGACTGGCAAGCCCATTACCCTCTGTGGATCCGACCTGCCGAAACCCATGGAGTTGATGGGGGGAAACATTACAGTGACGCACCACTTCCTGCCACACTTATTCCCTGTGTCTGCGTTCCGCCTGGGCTATGTCAGAG actccgGGGACTGTACGGGTGTGGACTTTGAGTGTTTGGGTGGGCGCTGCCTGCCCCTGTCGTGGCGTTGTAACGGCCGGGTGGAGTGCCTGGGTGAAGGGGTGGGCCTGGGCATAGACGAGCAAGACtgtgatggagagatgaagaTCCTGAATCTGGATCCTGAGCATGGCAAAACAGTGGTGGCCACCGCCACACCAGAGTCCTACAGGGCACGGGAGACCGGAAGAGAGAAGAACGGGGGgagtaacagcagagggagggattgGGAAACAGTAGGGAAGGCACCGGAAGAgctggagaaagaggaggaggagacagagaagcaAGTAGACGAGAATGGGGACCACACCAAGGAAAAGGAGCCAACCAATCCTATATATGACTTCTGGCAGTTCCAGGCTCACAGAGCCCACCCCAGTGTGACCCGGGCCCCTGTTGAGTGGCCCTGCGGGGGCCTCCTCCAGGCCTTCTATGGGACGTTCACCCCTCCTTCCATCAGGGGCCCCTCTCTGTTCTGTGTGTGGACCCTGGACCCCCAGGAGTCTAGGCCTCTGAAGCTGGACCTGCGGCTGCTGGAGCTGGGGCCTGGAGACACGGTCACCATCACTGACAGACAGCAGGGCACCGGGGAACTCCTCAAAACT ATCACCAGCGCGTCCAATTACAAGGCCATCCAGGTCGAGTCCCGGACCGGCCTCCTCTCCCTGACCTATCGTACGCTCCCCGGCTCTGAGGGGCTGGGCTTCAACGCCACCTACCGTGTCGGGGGCTACTGCCCCCCCTGGGAAGGTAAATGTGGGGGTGCCGAGGGGGGCTGCTACACCCAGGAACAGAAGTGTGACGGGCACTGGGACTGTCCCGAGACGGGACATGACGAAGCAGGGTGCAGGGGATGTCCCCGGGACCAGTTTGCCTGTGGAGTGGCTGGGCAGAGGGCACTGCTGGCGGGGCATAGCTTCCTAGGGCGTCCGGTGTGTTTCCCTGCCAAGGAGAGGTGTAACTACCAGCTGTACTGTTCTGATGGGAGTGATGAGAGCGACTGTTCTATATGTCAACCTGGGACCTTCCACTGCGACAGTGACAG GTGTGTTTTTGAGAGCTGGCGCTGTGATGGCCAGCTGGACTGCAAGGACGGGACAGACGAGCTGAACTGCACCGTGACCCTACCTCCCAAGGTCGTCACCTGCGGGGGCCTCCTCCAGACCTTCTATGGGACGTTCGCCCCTCCTTCCATCAGGGGCCCCCCTCTGTTCTGTGTGTGGACCCTGGACCCCCAGGACTCTAGGCCTCTGAAGCTGGACCTGCGGCTGCTGGAGCTGGGGCCTGGAGACACGGTCACCATCACTGACAGACAGCAGGGCACCGGGGAACTCCTCAAAACT ATCACTAATGCGTCCAATTACAAGACCATCCAGGTCGAGTCCCGGACCGGCCTCCTCTCCCTGACCTATCGTACGCTCCCCGGCTCTGAGGGGCTGGGCTTCAACGCCACCTACCGTGTCGGGGGCTATTGCCCCCCCTGGGAAGGTAAATGTGGGGGTGCCGCGGGGGGCTGCTACACCCAGGAACAGAAGTGTGACGGGCACTGGGACTGTCCCGAGACGGGACATGACGAAGCAGGGTGCAGGGGATGTCCCCGGGACCAGTTTGCCTGTGGAGTGGCTGGGCAGAGGGCACTGCTGGCGGGGCATAGCTTCCTAGGGCGTCCGGTGTGTTTCCCTGCCAAGGAGAGGTGTAACTACCAGCTGTACTGTTCTGATGGGAGTGATGAGAGAGACTGTTCTATATGTCAACCTGGGACCTTCCACTGCGACAGTGACAG GTGTGTGTTTGAGAGCTGGCGCTGTGACGGCCAGGTGGACTGCAAGGACGGGACAGACGAGCTGAACTGTTCCGTGACCCTGCCTCGGAAGGTCATCACCGCGGCAACCGTTGGCAGCTTGGTCTGTGGGCTGTTGCTGGTCATCGCTATGGGCTGCACCTGCAAGCTTTACTCACTGCGCACCCGAGAATACAG TATGTTTGCTCCAATCAGCCGCCAAGAGGCGGCGCTGATCCAGCAGCAGGCTCCTCCCTCCTACGGTCAGCTGATTGCCCAGGGCATCATCCCTCCAGTGGAGGACTTCCCCACAGAGAACCCCAACGAG tCTTCCTCTCTTACTCTGAGAGGTATCCTCCAGCTCCTCAGACAGGACACCGCCAACTCTCCACGTCGCCGTCGCCGGCCCCGATTCGTCCGCCGGGCTGTCCGTCGCATGCGGAGGTGGGGCTTAATCCCTAGAACCGCCTCCAGGCCCTCCCAGCCTTCCAGTTCCGCCCCCCAGCAGACAGATCCCACCTCTACTGGTGCAGAGCCCAGTCAATCAACTCCCGCAACTTCCTCATTGGCTGTGGAAGCCGTCAATCTGCCGTTGCCACAGAAACTAGGCTTGCTCCCTCAGACGGTGCAGCACCCACCACCGCCGCCTCCCGCCTCCCTTCCTCCACCCCTCGTCTCTATCCCAGCCACCCCCCAGATCTTCCCTGTGGCTGCCCCTCCCACCCCCAGTAGCCCCTCCCTGGCCTCGCTCTTCCACTCTCTGGGGCGCGGTATCTCTCGCTTCCGCGCCTCaccgttctcctcctcctcccccaccaactccctgcccctctccgcatccccctctttctcctcttcggAGGATGAGGTGCTGCTTATCCCCCTCTCGGAGGACATGACCTCGGAGGATGACGTCCCCCTGCTAACCCTTGATCCCTGA